A DNA window from Vigna unguiculata cultivar IT97K-499-35 chromosome 10, ASM411807v1, whole genome shotgun sequence contains the following coding sequences:
- the LOC114165590 gene encoding uncharacterized protein LOC114165590 produces the protein MDRSWMNEGRISEEYEKGVSEFLQYVQEHAISSNGTYFCPCVRCLNQIRHDLGTMRDHLFIFGIMRSYTLWTWHGEVLDKPTTSRGTDYVDDWMNDHLEDMVRDVGEENFGKVHLYDSLKSDSEEQLYPGCTNFTRLSATLKLFSLKARHGWTDTSFTELLELLKEMLPENNTLPIRNYEAKKVLCPMGLEYQKIHACPNDCVLYRDEFASLKACPTCGLSRFKKKIDGNSGDEDKDGPPAKVIWYLPIIPRFKRLFSIKEDAKNLKWHVDGRKCDNLLRHPADSPQWKKIDETFPEFGAEPRNLRLGLATDGMNPYGNLSSKHSSWPVLLMIYNLSPLLCMKRKYMMLSMMISGPRQPGNDIDVYLKPLIDDLKLLWEEGVDVYDSYSEELFCLRAMLFCTINDFPAYGNLSGYSVKAFNGSPEDEVVARPRNGEEIYNQVENIDIVFGKHPKKKTTEKSIWKKRSIFFNLPYWCKLDVRHCIDVMHIEKNVCDSVIGTLLNVKGKTKDGVKARQDLAEMGIRSELHAQSIGRRTYLPPACHTLSRKEKQIFCECLRSVKVPQGYSSNISSLVSMQDLKLVGLKSHDCHVLMQQLLPVAFRAILPTSVRGILTRLCMFFNAICKKVIDPRVLDDLENEAIRLLCQLEMYFPPSFFDIMVHLIVHLVREIRLCGPVFLRWMYPVERYMKILKGYVKNQYRPEASIIERYIAEEAIEFCSSYMPSCEPIAVPKTRHEGKCEGKGVRGVKIQSVSRKLVDQAHLYILNNTVDVIPYITQHIDETKSAHPRMSEKWALNEHNKTFLSWFKKKVYATPNVSETLLRLARGPNNDVITYGRYYINNHCFYSKMEDDKSRVQNSGVTLQAESVHFASSKDKNPVTASMSYFGIIHEIWEVDYVTFRVPVFKCKWVDSNSGVSTDDFGFTLVDLNKMSDTNEPFIMASQARQNFYVIDPANQKLSVVLEGRNMHVNDDEDCLDILETTSFSSRTIQDKVDDVTDDIHAIRSDHNEGMTSSGSDQEGPGRSVTRLSDVTNRRERMPVHIDPRSGEPSGPWEKKYCSYIGMLAKTKVSIAIACWDDVAEVEKNLLCTNLRLLRTLSELERKSYLT, from the exons ATGGATCGAAGCTGGATGAATGAGGGTCGCATAAGTGAAGAGTATGAAAAGGGGGTTTCTGAGTTTTTGCAATATGTTCAAGAACACGCAATCTCAAGTAACGggacatatttttgtccttgtgtTCGTTGTCTTAATCAAATACGTCATGACTTAGGAACAATGCGTGATCATCTATTCATCTTTGGTATAATGAGAAGTTATACACTTTGGACTTGGCATGGAGAAGTATTAGACAAGCCTACAACGTCACGAGGAACAGATTATGTAGACGACTGGATGAATGATCATTTAGAAGATATGGTACGTGATGTTGGGGAGGAGAATTTTGGAAAAGTTCATTTATATGATTCTCTTAAGTCCGATTCAGAGGAACAATTGTACCCAGGATGCACTAACTTTACGCGACTGTCAGcaactttgaaattattcagTTTAAAAGCAAGGCATGGATGGACGGATACAAGTTTCACAGAATTGTTGGAGTTGTTAAAGGAGATGCTTCCAGAAAATAACACGTTACCTATCCGTAATTACGAAGCGAAGAAAGTTTTATGTCCAATGGGTTTGgaatatcaaaagatacatgCATGCCCAAATGATTGTGTTTTATACAGAGACGAGTTTGCTTCACTGAAGGCGTGTCCAACATGTGGTTTATCgcggtttaaaaagaaaattgatggaaatagtGGCGATGAAGACAAAGATGGTCCACCTGCTAAGGTGATATGGTACCTTCCTATAATTCCTAGATTCAAACGACTATTTTCCATTAAAGAAGATGCAAAAAACCTGAAATGGCACGTTGATGGAAGAAAGTGTGATAATCTTCTTCGACACCCAGCAGATTCTCCACAATGGAAGAAGATTGATGAAACATTTCCAGAATTTGGTGCTGAGCCAAGAAACTTAAGACTTGGACTTGCTACAGATGGTATGAATCCTTATGGGAACTTAAGTAGCAAACATAGTTCATGGCCAGTTTTGCTGATGATTTACAATTTATCTCCTTTGTTGTGCATGAAGAGGAAAtatatgatgttgtctatgatgatatcgggTCCTAGACAACCTGGAAATGACATTGATGTGTACCTAAAGCCGTTGATCGATGATTTGAAACTATTATGGGAAGAAGGTGTCGATGTGTATGATTCATATTCTGAAGAATTGTTTTGTTTGCGTGCAATGTTGTTTTGCACCATAAATGATTTTCCAGCATATGGAAACTTGAGCGGTTACAGTGTTAAAG CATTTAATGGAAGTCCTGAGGATGAAGTTGTAGCGAGACCCCGCAATGGTGAAGAAATATACAACCAAGTGGAAAACATTGACATTGTGTTTGGGAAACATCCAAAGAAAAAGACCACGGAAAAAAGCATTTGGAAGAAACGATCAATCTTCTTTAATCTTCCATATTGGTGTAAACTTGATGTACGACATTGTATAGACGTGATgcacattgaaaaaaatgtatgtgatagCGTCATCGGGACTTTACTAAATGTAAAAGGAAAGACTAAAGATGGAGTTAAAGCACGACAAGATTTGGCTGAAATGGGCATCCGTTCTGAGTTACATGCACAATCAATTGGAAGACGAACCTACCTGCCTCCAGCTTGTCACACTCTTTCTAGAAAAGAGAAGCAAATTTTTTGTGAGTGTTTAAGAAGTGTGAAGGTTCCCCAAggttactcttcaaatattagtaGCCTTGTTTCTATGCAAGATTTAAAGTTAGTCGGTTtaaagtctcacgattgtcATGTGTTGATGCAACAACTTTTACCAGTAGCTTTTCGAGCCATCTTACCTACTTCTGTCAGAGGTATTCTAACACGTTTGTGTATGTTCTTCAATGCCATATGCAAGAAAGTTATTGACCCTCGAGTGTTAGACGATTTGGAAAATGAGGCCATTAGACTATTGTGTCAATTGGAAATGTATTTTCCACCTTCATTTTTCGATATCATGGTTCATTTGATAGTTCATCTTGTGAGGGAAATTCGATTATGTGGGCCAGTTTTCTTGAGATGGATGTACCCAGTGGAAAGATACATGAAGATCTTAAAGGGATATGTCAAGAATCAGTATCGACCAGAAGCTTCTATTATAGAGCGGTACATTGCAGAAGAAGCCATTGAATTCTGCTCAAGTTATATGCCAAGTTGTGAACCAATTGCAGTTCCTAAGACTAGACATGAAGGTAAATGTGAAGGTAAGGGTGTGCGTGGAGTGAAGATTCAAAGTGTTAGTAGAAAATTAGTTGATCAAGCCCATTTGTACATCTTAAACAACACTGTAGATGTCATTCCTTACATAACGCAACACATTGATGAAACGAAATCAGCACATCCACGAATGAGTGAAAAATGGGCACTTAATGAACATAACAAAACATTCTTATCATGGTTTAAGAAAAAGGTTTACGCGACTCCAAATGTTTCTGAAACTCTATTGAGGCTAGCTCGTGGACCGAACAATGATGTCATTACATATGGCAGGTACTACATAAACaatcattgtttttattcaaagatggaagatgacaaaagtaGAGTTCAAAATAGTGGGGTTACACTTCAAGCTGAATCTGTACATTTTGCCAGTTCTAAGGACAAGAATCCAGTTACAGCATCCATGAGTTACTTTGGAATAATACATGAAATATGGGAAGTTGATTATGTGACTTTTAGAGTGCCAGTTTTCAAGTGTAAATGGGTTGATAGTAATTCGGGTGTTAGCACAGATGACTTTGGCTTTACTTTGGTGGATCTTAACAAGATGAGTGATACAAATGAACCATTTATTATGGCTAGTCAAGCAAGACAAAATTTTTATGTCATTGATCCAGCCAATCAGAAATTGTCAGTTGTATTGGAAGGAAGAAACATGCACgtaaatgatgatgaagattgTCTAGACATACTTGAGACAACGTctttctcatcaagaaccattcAAGACAAAGTTGATGATGTAACTGATGACATCCAtgctattcgaagtgatcacaATGAAG GTATGACAAGCTCCGGATCAGACCAGGAGGGACCTGGTAGATCTGTGACTCGGTTGTCGGATGTCACAAACCGACGAGAGAGGATGCCGGTCCACATTGATCCTCGATCGGGTGAACCCAGTGGCCCTTGGGAAAAAAAGTACTGTAGCTACATAGGAATGTTGGCCAAAACGAAAGTTTCTATTGCAATTGCATGTTGGGATGACGTCGCGGAGGTCGAGAAGAACCTCCTATG CACAAATTTGAGATTACTCCGAACACTGAGcgaattagaaagaaaatcttATCTCACATAG
- the LOC114165591 gene encoding histone-lysine N-methyltransferase 2D-like: protein MWKAARTKSDGQMTSQSAQIISQKIDELIEQETQGSFVGHGRDDILTTAIGRPEHPGRVRGVGGAIGLRDYFGPPQRSNESLSQEALRKMEQQMEERFNQRMGIMEQRFMEQLQQQQQIQRTLEEKLQSMQQQNMELPTQAPTGQRVSTKGSCSGVDHTDYTSQYELLVDEDPPRVVAIGRQLQGGEIIHGVPLLPHHKSNLLGKL from the exons ATGTGGAAGGCTGCTCGGACTAAGTCCGATGGGCAAATGACATCACAATCAGCTCAAATCATATCTCAAAAAATA GATGAATTAATTGAGCAAGAGACTCAGGGTTCGTTTGTTGGCCATGGTCGGGACGATATACTCACAACGGCAATTGGAAGGCCAGAGCACCCAggacgtgtgcgtggtgttGGAGGTGCCATTGGTCTTCGAGATTACTTTGGTCCTCCACAAAGAAGTAATGAATCGTTGAGTCAAGAGGCCTTGAGGAAGATGGAGCAACAAATGGAGGAAAGATTCAACCAACGCATGGGAATTATGGAGCAACGTTTTATGGAAcaacttcaacaacaacaacaaatacaaagaacACTTGAAGAAAAGCTTCAGTCCATGCAGCAACAGAACATGGAATTACCCACTCAAGCTCCAACAGGACAACGTGTGAGTACAAAAGGCTCATGCTCTGGTGTAGATCATACTGACTACACAAGTCAGTATGAGCTATTGGTTGATGAAGACCCCCCACGCGTAGTGGCCATAGGACGACAACTTCAGGGTGGGGAGATTATCCATGGTGTTCCTCTATTGCCCCATCAT AAATCCAATTTGTTGGGGAAGCTTTAG